In Lolium rigidum isolate FL_2022 chromosome 7, APGP_CSIRO_Lrig_0.1, whole genome shotgun sequence, the DNA window AAAGGAAGTTAATTTAATGAGTTTGTTTTTAAAATTCGAATGGCCCGTTCagaaggtttagaggcaacaatgtGCACTTCCAAAGCTCAATGACTTAAGATATTTGGGACAACATATTTCTGGCCCCATGCTAAACATTACTCTCTATTTTAGGACCCACACAAAGAAATAACCGATGTGCCAGTAACACCATGTATCCTTGGAATGTAATATGCCCTCTGTCTATAAAAGCATGCCACAACTTTGAacaaatttggatatatctagatactaaaataggtctacatacatctaaattttaacaaagttcgtacatcttttatggacggaggaagtagtaATCTACAAATATTGtgcaaaaattcaaaataatcgTCCACCAAATATTTACCATATACTCATGGTTGTGTCAACAATGCATCATtatcaccgtacaacatcttgaatgcggcttgtttggccttccatgccttcccatACTTGACGTTGTAGTCAAAGCAGGATTTTCACCatatcttgcacggacctaatgcgCATGGttggaagtgatgatatctcagccaagagcttgtatgcaatgaaattggatgtgagttgacggtggtccggctgcgcATCCGCGCCATCAAGCTTCTTCCCCTGGCACATGTGAGtcgctacacaacttgttatgtggcAAGAGGGTCCtttttgaaaggtcttgcacggacaacccatgggcacctacTATCTTCACATTTGAGCGTGTACCGcgtcttcaagtccgagtgaacaacggtgtaagggcgatgatgcttaatcgaGAACTCCTTCATCCATACattcaattccaagaaggtatcgAACGCGAGCCCTTTAAATATCACATTCGTCCTGGCATCCACATCCCTCTTGGaaattggcctagctccaagaagtaaactcttgccaccatcaaccacggctccatccgcaagattAACATCATAGAACAATGGTATCCGAATATCACGTCcagttaccttcttgaagatgtcgactctttcggcttccttagccatCAACCCATCCTcatcaagttcttcatcgagacCATCATCATTCGAGTCCGAGGCATAACATCGTGAATAAGGAATGGCGTGGTCCATGTCCTCTTGCGTTAAACATTCGTCCAAATCACCAACATAGTTGTAATTCATCTCGAAATCATTGTCACCATCCTCACGCTCGTCATACTCCTTCTCCAACGGTGCATCTTGGATAATGGGAGGTTCGGTGGCTTCTTCTcggctcatgggtggtggactcgTAGCATCAATGGGGGAGGagcgccggttaaggtcaagctgcaaattagcatcaaccgtcttggttgcaaataACTCCAGAGCCTTGTGTTGTTATTCAGCCACCGCCTCCTTGTAAATGGACCAATGTTGCTAGGAGTTGATACAACATTGTCTTCCAACTGATGTGCATCCCAAACCCCATATTAtatcttccctctagctcaacaccatcatttggctcattccaattgaactcaatcctcacttgtgctaccacctcgacATAATTAGGGGCTacagtcaaacaccaagtcaacctcttccaggtccggctctatgtttcccttcaaaaAAGCAtcattgtccacatgatgaacatgaacaattctttccatccctagcataatgtgaacaacacatacatacatgtgtTCAATAGTTAGtcatagtcaaaacaaattaagctAGGGTTCCTACCCATACAACCTACCTTAACACCTATCCTACTTCAACAAACACCATCGTTCCAAAAAAACTTAACTTCACTTGCCAAATCAAATTAGGGTTTCACATCTAGATCCAACCAAATTCATCAATTCATTGGATGAAAGAAGGGGCAGAGGAGATTACCTTAAAGAACGGGTTGGGAACGAACTCCACGGATAGATCCAACGAAATCCACCAAGATTTGAGCGAGATTTGGATGGGGGAGAGAGGTGGGGTGCttgatcggaggaggaggaagaagagctgaGCAGGAAATGAGGTCTGGTTGGGCTAGGGTGGCTCGGGCCTCCACACATAAGAGGatgtgtgtggcgcccgtgggagcggCGTCACACACCATACCACGTCAGCTGGTTAAGGGCGCGCAACGTCGACCGTGCCACGTACACCAAGATATGTGGCGCCGTTCGCAAGAGgtgtggcgccgctcggaagggcgccacaTAAAAAGATTAGAGGAGTGAAATAGTTCAACCAGAGAGTCATTCCGTGCTTTTCTTCACcaaaagaattttttttttgtcaaaatcgcGTACCAAAACCCCTTAAAAACCCAAAAAATGAGCCCATATAAACCCAAAACAAGGAGAAAAATCTACCCACGACTAGAGCAAACAAAAGAGGAAAGGAGCGAAGAGAGCAAACCCTCTTCCTCCTGCCCTGCCCTTGTAGGAGTATATTaacctccgcggccgcctccgcccCTCTCTTTCCCCGTCTCCGCCCCCTCCACTCAGATTCCTCCATGGACGACCTCGAGAAGGCCATCCTCCTCGCCTCcgactcccccgccgccgccggggcctcCCCGGCCATCCGCGAGGAGGCGCTCGCCTTCTGCGCCCGCGCCCGGGACGAGTCCCCGCCCTCCTCGCTCCTCCGCCTCTGCCTCTCCGGCCTCGCCTCCTCCCCCCACGCGCACGTCCACTTCTGGTGCCTCCAGTCCCTCCACGACGCGCTCCTGCGCCGCCGCATCGCCCTCCCCGACGACCTCGCCCTGCTCcgctcctccctcctctccctcgcCTCCTCCTCCAACGCCGCCTCCCCGACCTTCCTCCGCAACAAGCTCGCGCAGCTCATCTCCCTCCTCGTCCGCCTAGACTACCCGCATGTCTACCCCTCCTACTTCCTCGACCTCCTCCCGCCGTCCCCGCCGCACTCGGGCCCTACCGACATGTTCGCCCGCGTCCTcatctccatcgacgacgacctGCTCTCCCAGGACTACCCCCGCAGCGCCGACGAGACCGCCGACGCCGGCAGGGTCAAGGACGCCATGCGGGCGCAGTGCGTGCCCCAGATCGCCCGCCACTGGCACGACGCCGCCGGCTCTCTCCGTGCTCTAGACCCTCCCACCGCCGCCGTAGCCCTTGATGCGGCGCGCAGGTGCATCTCCTGGATCGATGTCGCGCTGGTCGCCAACGATGTGTTCGTTCCTCTTCTGTTTGACATTGCGCTGTCCCCTGGAACTGCTGCTCCacttgctgccgccgccgcgggaTGTCTTTCTGCTGTGGCTGCGAAGAGGATGGATGCAAGGGCAAAGGTGGCCTTGCTGAGGTCACTCTTGTCTGCACAGCAGGGGCTCGGTAGCCCAGACAGCGGGCTAAAGATGGCGACTCTGGTGACGACCTACGCTGCCGAGGCTCTCGAATGTTATCGCAAGCTTGGCCCTGGCGATGCCGATGGAGCCGCCGCATTGGAGATGCTCGAACAGGTGCTACCGGCTGTTTTTTCAGCGGCGGAGAGCGCCTATGACGACGATGTTGATTCGGGTTCCGTGCTCGATTTCTTAGCTGGGTATGTGAGTACCATGAAGGCTCCATCGGAGAAGCAGCTGGGGCACCTGGGACGGATCTTAGAGGTGGTGCGGCAGCAAATGTTATATGATCCAGTGTATAGGGGTCATCTTGATGTGCTTGACAAGattgggaaggaggaggaggacttgatGGCGGAGCAGCGCAAGGATCTAGTGGCATTGTTCAGGAACATTTGTAAAGTGGCGCCAGCGGCCACGCAGCAGTTCATAAAGGGGTTGCTTGTGACAGCGCTCTCATCTGCAGAAGCTACCGTCGAGGATATCGAGGTCACTCTTACCCTGTTCTACCGTCTTGGGGAAATAGTGGGGGAGGAAGAGATCCGTACTGGGACTGGGCTGCTCGGGGAGCTTGTGCCCATGCTCCTTTCTGCGAGGTTCCCGTGCCACACACACCGTCTAGTTGCGTCGGTGTATCTCGAGACAGTTACCCGTTACATCAAGTTCATGCAAGAGAATGTACAGTACGTTCCACACCTTCTTGCCGCTTTCTTGGATGAGCGTGGTATACACCATCAGAATTCCATTGTGAGCCGCCGAGCAGGATACTTGTTCATGAAAGCTGTTAAGTTGTTGAAGGCAAAGCTAGTGCCTTACTTGGATACCATCTTGCAGGTCTTTCCTTATCCTTTTTTATAGATCTTCCCAGCATCTAGTCTGGTTTATTATTCTAGATCTGAGTCTGTTTATGTTTTGTGAGTTAATAATAGACCTTGGAAGATGTCCTAGGACAATTCACTGCTATGGACTGGGCAAATAAAGAGGCAAAGTTCTCCAGCTCAGAGGATGGCAGCCAAATTTTCGAGGTGCATTGTCCGTTTGTCTCTATAACCCAACTTAGTTTGCACTCAGCTGTTCATGTTGTTCTGTAGCTGGGAATACTGAACTTGGACCAATGCCATGTTTTCCTATTTCAGGCTGTTGGGTTGTTGATCGGTATTGAAGAGCTGTCACCAGAGAAGCAGGTTCAGTGCTTGACAGCTTTGCTGAATCCTCTCTGTCATCAGGTGACTGTTTCCCTTCTACGCAATATGATAGTTTAATTCTCTAGGAAAGGAAAAACTCACTGTTGTAACTAAAATCAATTCCAGATTGAGTCGCTTGTAGTGGGTGCCAAAACACAAGGACTTGAAGAATCGTCACCAAGAGCGATGAGTCTTCAACAGATTGTTGTTGCATTGAATATGCTCACCAAGGTATGCTTTGTACACCTAATAAGAAATGAGAAATGGCATATTATGTATTATTATGGGGGATAATTTGTTGGTCCATGTATGGTAATTTCTTTCATGTTTTATTTTCTGATATAGTCCTGATTTACTCAGTGTGCAAATTCTTAGTTCTGTACATGGCAAGTCATTTGTACCACATCCTTACTGGATTCTGTTGTTGTCTGTTCCAGGGCTTTAATGAACGTCTCGTGATGGTAAGTAGGCCAACAATCGGGGTCATGTTCAAAAAGGTAAACTCTGTCATTCTGTACTTGCATATTTTTCACTTAAGCACTTGTTTGGTGATGTTTGCATGTCGCTAAGTAGCATATGCAAATGGTAAATAGAGAAGACATTTGCTAAATCCTTGATCAGTCAAACCCTTGATATTTTGCTTACCATTTTGTTTTCAGACCCTTGATGTTGTTTTACAAATCCTTGTTTCATTTCCTAACGTGAAGCCCCTACGATCAAAGGTAAATCTGAACCTGTTTGTTTAAGATCTTCCTTAGTTCTCTTTGGATGATTAACCACTTTGAACTTGTGCAAATGCAGGTCATATCCTTTCTGCACCGCATGATTGAGATATTAGGAATCTCGGTGCTTCCATGTATTCCAGTCGCACTAAGACAATTGCTGGTTGATAACGAGGTATTTCATTTTAATTACTCCGTAGATTAATTTAAA includes these proteins:
- the LOC124678295 gene encoding exportin-T-like, encoding MDDLEKAILLASDSPAAAGASPAIREEALAFCARARDESPPSSLLRLCLSGLASSPHAHVHFWCLQSLHDALLRRRIALPDDLALLRSSLLSLASSSNAASPTFLRNKLAQLISLLVRLDYPHVYPSYFLDLLPPSPPHSGPTDMFARVLISIDDDLLSQDYPRSADETADAGRVKDAMRAQCVPQIARHWHDAAGSLRALDPPTAAVALDAARRCISWIDVALVANDVFVPLLFDIALSPGTAAPLAAAAAGCLSAVAAKRMDARAKVALLRSLLSAQQGLGSPDSGLKMATLVTTYAAEALECYRKLGPGDADGAAALEMLEQVLPAVFSAAESAYDDDVDSGSVLDFLAGYVSTMKAPSEKQLGHLGRILEVVRQQMLYDPVYRGHLDVLDKIGKEEEDLMAEQRKDLVALFRNICKVAPAATQQFIKGLLVTALSSAEATVEDIEVTLTLFYRLGEIVGEEEIRTGTGLLGELVPMLLSARFPCHTHRLVASVYLETVTRYIKFMQENVQYVPHLLAAFLDERGIHHQNSIVSRRAGYLFMKAVKLLKAKLVPYLDTILQTLEDVLGQFTAMDWANKEAKFSSSEDGSQIFEAVGLLIGIEELSPEKQVQCLTALLNPLCHQIESLVVGAKTQGLEESSPRAMSLQQIVVALNMLTKGFNERLVMVSRPTIGVMFKKTLDVVLQILVSFPNVKPLRSKVISFLHRMIEILGISVLPCIPVALRQLLVDNEAKDMVEFLVLINQIICKFNSSASGILEDVFPTIASRLSVILSQDAFSTGPAGNTEEMRELQELQRTLYTFLHGMVTHDLSMILLAPTCTQYLETIMQLLLYTSCSHKDILLRKACVQIFIRLIKDWCTTSKADDKLPGFRVFMIEKFATGCCLYSVLDKSFNLRDANTLVLFGEIVMAQKIMYERFGEDFVVNFVAKGLPEAHCPPDLAEQYYQKLQGNDTKAFRSFYQSLIEKIRQQQNGSLVFR